The segment GGAGAACCTGTAGTGAAAAGTACCGGATAGGTGTTCTGCGCAGCGAGGAGAGAATAGGGTATCTGCAGGAATTGCGGAGCTGTATTCTCCGCCTTGCTGTTTTTTTGAGTAGTCGTGGTATGATATAGCTTAAGTTATCGTTCTTTTTCTTTTGTTTTGGGTTAATAATAAGGAATAAGCATTAAAGGAGCATTAAGAAATGAGTATATTAGAGCCATCATCTATAATTCCTGTAAAAGAGCTGTCGCCGGAGTATGATCCGTGGGACCCGATTACTTCACTCCGCGAGTACGGACAGCATGTGCTGACCAGTGTAGAGATGACGGTGACGAATCTATGCAATATGCGCTGCGAGCATTGCGCCGTCGGCGACAGTCTTACGATGAAAGAGGGAGAACTGCTGCCTTTAACCAAGATGCTGAAGCGTCTGGACGAGGTAGAGCACCTGCAGACTATCAGCATTACGGGCGGGGAGCCGATGTTCCGTGCCGGGACGGTGGAGAATACCATCGTACCGCTGCTGAAATATGCACGGGAGCGCGGCATCCGTTCACAGATCAACTCGAATCTGACCATGCCGTATTCCCGTTATGAGCAGCTGCTCCCTTACCTGGACGTCATGCATATCTCGTTCAATTATGTGAACGGCGATGATTTCCACGAGGTGGGCTTCGCGAACAGCGGGCACCCGGTCTCGAAGGAGGCCGCCTACCGGCTCTACGACACGATGCTGGAGAATTCCCGCCGGCTGAGCAGCGATGGTATGCTGATCTCTGCCGAGTCGATGATCAACTACCGTACACACACCAAGCTTCCCGAGATTCACCGGCTGATTGGGGACATGGGGGCAAGACGGCATGAGGTACACCCGATGTACGCATCCAGCTTCGCCTCGAAGCTGCCTGTGCTGTCGCTCCGGGAGATGAATACTGCCATTCATTCCCTGCTGGATCATCGTGACCCGGAGATGTGGATGCTGTTCGGCACGCTGCCGTTCTTCGCCTGCAGCTTCCTGGAGGAAGACCAGAAGCTGCTGAGCAGACTGCGCAGCGAGAAGAATGTAACGCTGCGCAATGATCCGGACGGAAGAAACCGGGTCAATGTCAATCTGTTCACGGGCGATGTCTTTGTAACGGACTTCGCCGATATATCCGCCTTTGGCAATATCAGCGACGCGAAGCTGGATGACATTTTCACTGAGTGGCAGACTAAGCATCCCTTGAATCAGCAAGTGAACTGTTATTGTGATGCAGCAGGCTGCTGCGGGCCTAACCTGCTCGTGGCCGATATGTATTATCCCGGGGTCGATTTCAAAACCAGAAAAGCGATCACCTTGTAGAAATGGGGCGTTATTATAGTGCATACGGAATTTGAAATAGGAAGATTAGTGCTTAATCTTTTGCTCGTTCTGGTGCTCGTATTATTAAATGGTGTATTTGTTGCGGCGGAATTCTCGCTGGTTAAGGTCAGACAGTCCCGTCTGACCCAGCTGGTCAGCGAAGGGAATAAAATGGCGGGATATGCGCTAAAGGTCAACAAGCGGCTGGATTCGTATCTGTCGGCCACCCAGTTCGGGATCACACTCGCTTCCCTTGGACTCGGCTGGGTCGGGGAACCGGCGATCTCGGAGCTGCTGGTGGAGCCTCTGATGTACCAGATCGGTGTTACTGACCAGACGCTAATCTCAACGGTATCTGTGATTATCGGCTTCTCGATTATTACCTTTTTACATATTGTGCTGGGGGAACTGGCACCGAAATCTCTGGCTATTCAAAAAACAGAAGGCTCAGCACTGCTGCTGTCCGCTCCGCTGATGTTCTTCTATAATCTGTTTCTGCCCTTCATCTGGGTGCTGAATGCATCAGCGAACGCTCTGCTGAGACTGTTCGGCGTGGAGCCGGCCAGTGAAGCCGAGGCTGCCCATTCGGAGGAAGAAATCCGCATTCTGATGAATCAGAGCGCGAAGAGCGGGGTAATCGATCAGGATGAGATGAAGCTGATGGATAACATCTTCGAATTCTCGGACCTGCTGGCCCGTGAAGTCATGCTGCCGCGTACGGATATGGATGTACTCTACAGCAATCTTCCGCTGGAGGAGAACATGCGGATCATCACGGAAACGAAGCATTCGCGTTATCCGGTGGCCTTCGAGGACAAGGACCGGATTATCGGCTTCATCCATATCACGGATCTGCTGTTCGCCCCGCCGGAGCAGCAGAATGATCTGGCTTCCCTGGTCCGGCCGATTCTGAACGTGCCGGAATCGATGGAGATCAGCCATGCGCTGCGGCTGATGCAGAAGAACAAGGCCCAGCTGACGCTGGTCGTTGACGAGTACGGCGGAACGGCGGGGCTGCTGACCGCTGAAGAGATTCTGGAAGAGATCGTCGGCGATCTGCATGACGAGTTCGAGGATGAACGCCCCAGCGTAGAGCGTAACGGCGATTACATCTCCGTAGAGGGCCGGATGCTGATTGAAGACGTTAACGATCTCACAGGCGTCGTGATTGAGGATGACGAGGTGGATTCCATCGGCGGCTGGCTGTTCAAGGAGCTGGAGGGCAACCCGTCCAAGGGCAAGAAAGTTGTGGTTGGCGATGTCACCTTCGAGGTGGAGGAGTCCACCCGGCTGCGGATTACCCGGATTAATATCCACCGCGAGCCTGCGCCAGAGCCTGAAGAGGATGCGGAAGGCGGGGAAGAGGAGAAGGAGTAAATGTAGTGAGTGGAAGGGGAAGCGTAAGATAAGCGGGATGCTTAAGCGAATGCGGCTATCCCCCGCCCTTATATTTTCCAATATAGCAGGGTACTTCAGAAGCCGGTTTACAAGGTTTTTGGGGTCCCTGTTTTTTTGTTGTGCAGGAATGATGATTATCGGCGGCGATTTTATTGGGCAGTTGTTCTTTTCCACCCTTGGACCGTCATAAGTTAGTTACGAAGGTAATGATCAGAGATCTGGACATCCATCAGGCAATACTGTCAAACCCAAAGAGGAGGAATGATCATTGAACTCCCAGGATCGCGTATGGACACCGTACAGGGGACCGTTTGATCCTTGTCCGCCGGTGCCGTTCAAGACGTATGTTGTGCCGCCGAATCAATTCGTCACGTTTCAGCCCCCGAATCTGCCGCAGTTCTCCCTGCCGGAGGCGCTCAAGCATGGAACGTTATGGCCATCGCTATACAGCCCTTATGAATCCAAGTTCAAAGGAGGGAAGTAGGCTATGGAAGCTAATCCTTGCGAGCCCCGTTATTACGAGATGCTGGAGCAGCTGCAGGTACTTGATTTTGCACTCGTAGAGCTGAATCTGTACCTGGACACTCATCCGCAGGATGTGAAGGCGATTGAGCAGTTCAATCAGCTGACGTATGAGCGCACCAAGCTGGCGAACCAGTTCCAGGAGCTATACGGACCGCTGCAGAATTTCGGCCGCGCCTATTCCAAGGCTCCATGGCAATGGAGCGAGAGTCCCTGGCCTTGGCAAGTCTAAGGCATGAAGCCGGGAATGAAATAAGTCTTAAGGAGGGGGAAGTTCACGAATGTGGATCTATGAGAAAAAGCTGCAATACCCGGTGCGTGTCGGCAAATGTGATGTGCGGATGGCCCGGTATCTGATGGAGCAATACGGCGGTGCGGACGGCGAGCTGGCTGCGGCGCTGCGCTATATGAACCAGCGGTATGCAATACCGGATAAAGTGATAGGGGTGCTGACAGATATTTCGACTGAGGAATTTGCCCATCTCGAGATGATTGCCACCATGATCTACAAGCTGACCAAGGACGCCTCGGTGCAGGAGCTGGAAGCCGCAGGCTTAGGCCCGAACTATGCGCAGCGGGATCATGCGTTGTTCTATAACAACTCTGCCGGTGTTCCGTTCACAGCTGCCTACATCGCTGCGAAGGGAGATCCGATCGCTGACCTGTATGAAGACATTGCCGCAGAAGAGAAGGCCCGGGCTACATACCAGTGGCTGATTGACATGACCGACGATGTGGATCTGCAGGACAGCCTCAAGTTCCTGCGCGAGCGGGAGATCATTCATGCGATCCGGTTCAAGGAATCGGTGCAGATTTTGATTGAGGAGAAGGATAAGAAGCGGGTGTTTTGAGCGCTGATGCATATACAAATAGTTTAAAAAGAAGAGCCACAGGAGCAACATCTGCGGCTCTTCTTGCATCAAATGCGAACGTGTGTGCTTTTTGTTATATTGAATTCCACTAAAATGGAATATACTCACAAGAAACAGGCAGGATATAACAGGAGGCGACTAAAATACCCTTACCACATGATGAGGCTTTTAAGAAGCTGCTGGAGACGTTTTTTCAGGAATTTATTGAGTTGTTTTTTCCTGAGCTTGATTCCATGCTGGACTATAGTGAAACCCGGTTCCTCATGCAGGAATTGCTGGTGGATATTGTTGGCGAGGAAGCGCGGGAGCTGGATCTGCTGCTAGAAATCCGTTACAGAGGGTTGGACGGTTATATTCTGATACACCTGGAGCCGCAGTCGTATAGAGATACACGGTTCCATGAACGGATGTTTATTTACTTCAGCCGTCTGTTTGAACGCTACCGTAAAGAGCATAAGTTGATTATTCCGATTGCCATCTTCACTTCAGATGAGATCAGGGAAGAGCAGGACACCTTGGAGATGGTTATTCCTGAGCATCAGATCCTGCGCTTTCAGTTTCTCAAGGTAGAATTGCGTAAGCAGAACTGGCGAAGATTTATTGATTCAGACAATGCAGTGGCTGCTGCGTTACTGGCCAAGATGGGGTATACTACAAGAGAAGCGAGAGATGTGCGCCGGGAGTTCCTGCGCATGTTCATGAAGCTGAAGACACGACTGGATCAAGGTCGGCTGGCGCTTGTGATGTCAGTGGCAGATTTATATTTCAAGCCGGACCGGGCCCAGGATGAAGAGATTATAAAAGAATTAATGATACAATATCCGGAGGAGGGTGAAGCGATTATGGAACTCATGCCAGCCTGGAAGCGTTGGGGATATGAAGAAGGTATAGCTGAAGGAATAGAACAAGGAATAGAACAAGGCATAGAAAAGGGCCAAGCCGAGATTATCCGTAAGTTACTGCTTCATGGATTTACCCCGGAAGAGGTGTCCAAAGCTGTGGAGTTACCGGTGGACGAGATTAAGAAGCTGGTGTAAGCAGGGCTGCTTCAAATAACGGAATAATATGCTAAGAGAGCTGCAAAAAACGCCTCCAGACCCAAGTAAGGGCCGGAGGCGTTTTAAATATGAACTCTTTTGGTATGTTTTCATGGGTTTTTCTGAAATAATCATTAATAACTAGAATATCAAAGGAAATGATAGCATGACCTTGTTGGGGGAGTGTACAAGGGCCTAGAGGTATTCGTATGTAAAATTATGTATATTTTTGAGTGTTGAGGAAAGCGAAGTTTAGGCTTACACTGAATATGTAAATAAATACCAAATATTCAGATGGAGGAAGGCGATCAAGGCGGCATAGCAGATCAAGCTAATCAAGCTGATTAAGCCGATCTAAGCCGTAACGCATACTCTCTCATACATCGTGATCATACCCGCACGTAAGTCCCAATACCATCAGAAAGGAATGTGAGATTTTGTGAACAGAGTTGCATTGGTAAGTCCTTTACGGACTGCAGTTGGTTCATTTAACAACGGACTTTCGACACTTAGTGCTACAGAATTAGGAGCAAATGTGATGACGGCCTGTCTTCAGCAAAGTCATGTAGAGCCTGCGCTAGTGGAGCAGATTTATTTGGGCAATGTTCTACAGGCGGGTGAGGGTCAGAATCCTGCCAGACAGGCGGCACTGCAAGCCGGTATCCCGATTGAAGTGCCTGCAACAACCATTAACACCGTTTGTGGTTCAGGGCTTCATGCCGTCGCTTTAGCTTACAACTCTATTCGGGCTGAACAAGGGAGTGTCCTTCTGGCCGGGGGGATGGAGAGTATGTCGAACGCCCCATATGTGCTGAGGAATGCAAGAAACGGCTACAAGCTTGGGAACAGCGAGCTGATTGATACCGTGGTAGCTGACGGCCTGACCTGTCCTATTAATAAATATCATATGGGCATTACTGCCGAGAATATTGCCGAGAAATATCATATTTCACGACTGGAGCAGGATGAATTTGCCTATGACAGCCAGATCAAGGCCGCCGAAGCTAAACGGAACCAGGTTTTTGCAGAGCAGATTGTGCCCGTGATGACTAAAATCAAAAAAGAGACAGTCTGGTTTGCGGAGGACGAGCATGTAAGAGGAGAGGTCAGCAAAGAGAAGCTTGCTCATCTTAAGCCTGCTTTTAAAGAAAACGGGTCGGTTACTGCCGGAAATGCCTCGGGGATCAATGATGGAGCGGCGGCTGTGCTGGTCATGTCGGAAGATAAATGCAAGGCGCTTGAGGTAGAGCCTTTAGCCTATATTAAGGGTTATTCACTGGTTGGCGTAGATCCTGCCTACATGGGAATGGGTCCGGTAAGAGCTATTAAGTCGCTGCTTAAGAACCAGGATATCCCTCTAGAAGCTATCGATCTGTTCGAGATTAATGAAGCCTTCGCGGCACAGGCCATAGCGGTATTGCATGAGCTGGAGATTAACCCGGAGAAGGTGAATGTCAATGGCGGCGCGATTGCGATTGGACATCCTGTCGGGGCAAGCGGAGCCAGGGTACTTGTTACGCTGGTCCATGAAATGGTCCGAAGCTCTAAGCATTACGGTATAGCCAGCTTGTGCATCGGAACGGGGATGGGCATTGCCATGCTGGTTGAGAACGCACACTATTAACACAACGCTGACAGAAAGGGAGTTTAAGATCATTATGAATGCAAAAGAGGTTCTAGCGCTGCAATCCATGCCTGCGGCCAGTCCGGGTTACGGACGTCCGCCTTACCGCTTCATCAACCGTGAATTTATGGTCATCACTTATGAATCTGACCCTGCTGCGATCAGACAGGCGGTCCCGGAACCCTTACAGCCGGATGGAAGCAATACCGTGTCTTATGAATGGATCAAGATGCCCGATTCGTCGGGCCTGGGAAGTTATGAGGAGAGCGGGATCGTGATTCCGTGTACCTTTCAGGGGGAGCCGTGCAATTTTGTAGCCCAGATGTATCTGGATAATGCGCCTGCCATTCTGGGGGGACGGGAAATCTGGGGGTTCCCCAAAAAGTGGGCCTCTCCCCGCCTGACCGTTGCAGGCACAGAGACGCTGACCGGTACGCTGCATTATAACGATGTCCTGGTAGCCGTGGGAACCATGCTTTACAAGCATAATGTGATGGATACAGAGGACACTGCTAGAGCTATCGCCAAAACCCAAGTGAATCTGAAGCTGATTCCCGATGTGGATGGGACCCCTAAGATTGCGCAGCTGGTTGCCTACACTCTTGAAGATGTTCATGTGAAAGGCGCCTGGACCGGGCCAGCCCGCTTAAGCCTGATTCCCCATGTGAATGCCCCTGTGGCCGATTTGCCGGTGAAGACGTACCTCGGGGGAAAGCATTTCATTGCCGATCTAACGCTGCCTTATGGCAAAGTCATTCATGACTATATCATCCAGTAGCCAGCTTTTCTCCAATAATAAACAAGGAGCCTGAAATCTATGATAAACAAATTAATCTCCGCCGAAGACGTCGTGAAGAGGGTGAAGGATGGAGATACCGTGATGGTCGGCGGTTTTCTGGCTGGAGGCCACCCCGAAGAGCTGGTGCGTGCGCTTGTCGAGACGCAGTCAGCCGGTCAGCTCACGCTTATTTCCAATGATACGGGCACCCCGGAATTATCTATCTATAAGCTGGTCAAAAGCGGCCGGGTCAAGCGGATCTATGCTTCTTACATCGGTGCAAACCCGGAAACCGGAAGACTGCTGATGACCAGAGAAGCTGAGGTGAACCTCTATCCGCAAGGCACATTAGCTGAGAAAATCCGGGCCGGTGGAGCGGGGCTGGGCGGTGTGTTAACCCCTGTAGGAGTAGGAACGATTGTAGAGGAGGGCAAAAGGAAGCTTGATATCGACGGAAAAGAATATCTGTTAGAGCTGCCTCTCCATGCAAATGTGGCGCTGATCCGGGCCCATAAGGCGGACGAGGCGGGGAATCTGGTGATCGACGGCTCTTCCCGGAACTTTAATTTCGTCATGGCGATGGCGGCGAATTATGTAATCGCTGAGGTAGATGACTATGTGAAGCTCGGGGAGATTGATCCCAATCATGTCAACGTCCCGGGAATTTTGATCGATGCCATTGTAAAGGGGGGGAATACGCATGAATAACCGGGAATTCATTGTGAGAAGAATCGCCCAGGAGTTCAAGGACGGCGATGTGGTGAATCTGGGGATTGGTATGCCGACCCTGGCGGTAGACTATATTCCTGATCATGTCCAGATTATGCTACAGGCGGAGAACGGAATACTCGGAGTAGGCCCCAAGGCGGCGAAGTCAGAGGAAAACATCGACTGTATCGATTCTGGCGGGAGCTTCGTGACCACGATGGCCGGAGCCTGCTATTTTGACAGTGCGGTCTCCTTCTCGATCATCCGTGGCGGGCATGTGGACATCACCGTGCTGGGCGCGCTTGAAGTCGATGAGCAGGGCAATCTGGCCAGCTGGATGATTCCGGGGAAAAAGGTGCCGGGCATGGGCGGAGCCATGGATCTGGTGGTCGGGGCTAAGCGGGTCATTATCGCCATGGATCATGTGAGCAAGGACGGGCAGCCGAAAATAGTGAAAGACTGCAAGCTCCCCCTGACGGCGGTACATGTCGTAAATACGATTGTCACTGAAATGGCGGTCATCGAGGTGATCCCGGGCCAGGGGCTGATGCTGATGGAAATCGCACCGGGTCTGACGGTGGAAGAGGTTCAGCAGGCAACGGGGGCCGAGCTATGGATCTCCCCGGACCTTAAGGCGATTGCTGTCTAATACAATAAAATTTAATATGCTTACATTGCGATGATTCTACGAACATATTACGCCGTTATGCTGTCTACTAGAACAGACAACAAGGAGCGTGAAAGTTCGTGAGTAATCATCCATTTGTAAAGAGAGTCTTGAGCGGAATTCTGGCAGTAACAGTTCTGCTTCCGCTCATGCCACCCTCTCTATCCCAGTCACCCACCGTCTATGGAGAAGCAGGGGAACCTAGCGGGGTCGTGAAGGTAGAGGATTTTGAACAGGTACGCTTAGCGGATCTAACCTTTGACAGTGCCCGCATTCATAGCGGCAGTATGGCGCTTGAGACGAATCCGAAATACGTACATAGCGGAGCGAAGTCCCTGCGGATTGATTATGACTTCATTGGCATCACCGATAACCCCTCTCAGGTTGCCGTGGGTCCGGCGACTCAGCTCCCCTTGACAGACCGAACCCCTAAAAGAATCGGGATGTGGGTATATGCCAATCAGGAAGGCCATGGCCTGACCTCCAAGTTCTATGTGTCTTCCAACGGTAAATCCAAAACGTATGAAATCCGGAGTGAAGAGACCGGGATCGACTGGAGCGGCTGGAAGTATGTGGAGGCTGAAATAGGGTCAGATCTGACCATGCCGGGTACACTGGCCTTCTACTTCCAGATGAAAGAAAGACAAATGAGCAAAAAGAATAAAGGCTCGATCTGGATTGATGACGTCAGGCTGATCTATGATGAGCCGGTTAATGAAGATATGGATGTACCTGTGCTGACTCCAGCGGCACCGGCTTCGAATCAAACCTTGAGCTCTCCTGTCTCTGACATTATTCTGTCAGCGGAGGATGCCCAGTCGGGCATTGATCCGGATTCCATCCGGTTAACGGTGGATGGTCAGCCTGCGGCACCGTCAACTTATGTCTATGATCTGAATCATAAGCAGATTACCTATCACCCGGCGCTTCCGCTGGCTGGAGGTTATCATCAAGTGCTGGCAAAAGTGAAGGATAGGGCCGGCAATCCGGCAGCGGCAGAATATGCTTTTCAGATTGAGCATGGAGCCAGATTTACCTTGGAAGCCCCGGAGGAGGCTGTCAGTAATGAGACCTACCGGCTGCAGCTGAAGGCGACGGACGTAGGCGAAGCCAAGAGCTTCCATGCCAGAATCAAGTTCGATCCAGAGACATTGCAGGCCAATGTGATTACTGCACGCTCCGGCTTGAGCCAGGTAGAGACCCAACTTGATAATACAGGCGGCTATGTTGAAGTCAGTGCCGAGGGATTGCAAGGGGATCAGGCGGATGCGCTGGCAAGTATTGATTTTGAGGTGAACCGGTCTGCGAAAATGGAGCGCGGCGAGACAGCTAAGCATATAGAGATGGTGGAGGGCGGATTCGGGTATGAAAGCGGGACGCCAGTTCCTTCCTTAGCCTCCCCGCTTAGGTATAAGATCGGGTTTCCTTACAAGCTCAGCATCAAGGGATCAGGCCTGCACACTCAAAGTATCATCACGGTTACCTCTCGCGCAGGAGCGCCGGTTGAAGGAGCCGGGATTGATTTTACCGATACCAGCGGTCCTCAGACTTATGTGCGTGTAACCGCCGACGGGTCCAAAGTATATGCCAAAGCCGATCCATCGTCCGCAGTGTTGCTTGCTGTAGAGAAGAACGCGCGAATGTTCGCTACCGCAGGCAGTGCCAGCGGATTCATCAAGGTGTATTTGCCGGATGGCAGTAAGGCAGGGTACATCTCATCCGCAGATGTGGAGCAGAGTGATCTTAGCAAAGGAATGGGCTTGACGGATGCCAAGGGAGAGATTCATACGACCCTGACTAACCTTGCCATTGGCACCTGGAGCGTGCAGGCTGTCAAGGATGGCGGTACCAGTGAGAGTATCCGTATGAATGTTGTAGCTCCGTTTGGCGGGGCAGATCCGCAATATGTGCAGACCTTTGTGACCGAAGATATGAAGACGATGATGAGTGTAGGGTGGCAGAGCGCGCCAAGTGTTCAAGAAGCTTACATCCAGTATATGAAAGATAGTGATTGGGTGGATAGTGATCTGACGAATGCTCCGGCAAAAGCAGCTATGCAGCGTGCACTCTCCGAGGTGGAGGTTATTCCTGAGGTGGCAGGCGGACCTATGGGCGAAATCAAGCTTCATAACGCATTAGTCACGGGTCTTGAGCCAGGTACGGGCTATCATTACAGAGTTGGCTACGAAGGCCATTGGAGCGATTGGTCCAATTATAAGACGGTGGAGGCTGCGCCGGACAAGCCCGTTTCTTTTGTATTTGTAACCGATTCGCATAC is part of the Paenibacillus sp. FSL M7-0420 genome and harbors:
- a CDS encoding Rpn family recombination-promoting nuclease/putative transposase — protein: MPLPHDEAFKKLLETFFQEFIELFFPELDSMLDYSETRFLMQELLVDIVGEEARELDLLLEIRYRGLDGYILIHLEPQSYRDTRFHERMFIYFSRLFERYRKEHKLIIPIAIFTSDEIREEQDTLEMVIPEHQILRFQFLKVELRKQNWRRFIDSDNAVAAALLAKMGYTTREARDVRREFLRMFMKLKTRLDQGRLALVMSVADLYFKPDRAQDEEIIKELMIQYPEEGEAIMELMPAWKRWGYEEGIAEGIEQGIEQGIEKGQAEIIRKLLLHGFTPEEVSKAVELPVDEIKKLV
- a CDS encoding spore coat protein CotJB translates to MEANPCEPRYYEMLEQLQVLDFALVELNLYLDTHPQDVKAIEQFNQLTYERTKLANQFQELYGPLQNFGRAYSKAPWQWSESPWPWQV
- a CDS encoding acetoacetate decarboxylase — encoded protein: MNAKEVLALQSMPAASPGYGRPPYRFINREFMVITYESDPAAIRQAVPEPLQPDGSNTVSYEWIKMPDSSGLGSYEESGIVIPCTFQGEPCNFVAQMYLDNAPAILGGREIWGFPKKWASPRLTVAGTETLTGTLHYNDVLVAVGTMLYKHNVMDTEDTARAIAKTQVNLKLIPDVDGTPKIAQLVAYTLEDVHVKGAWTGPARLSLIPHVNAPVADLPVKTYLGGKHFIADLTLPYGKVIHDYIIQ
- a CDS encoding hemolysin family protein produces the protein MHTEFEIGRLVLNLLLVLVLVLLNGVFVAAEFSLVKVRQSRLTQLVSEGNKMAGYALKVNKRLDSYLSATQFGITLASLGLGWVGEPAISELLVEPLMYQIGVTDQTLISTVSVIIGFSIITFLHIVLGELAPKSLAIQKTEGSALLLSAPLMFFYNLFLPFIWVLNASANALLRLFGVEPASEAEAAHSEEEIRILMNQSAKSGVIDQDEMKLMDNIFEFSDLLAREVMLPRTDMDVLYSNLPLEENMRIITETKHSRYPVAFEDKDRIIGFIHITDLLFAPPEQQNDLASLVRPILNVPESMEISHALRLMQKNKAQLTLVVDEYGGTAGLLTAEEILEEIVGDLHDEFEDERPSVERNGDYISVEGRMLIEDVNDLTGVVIEDDEVDSIGGWLFKELEGNPSKGKKVVVGDVTFEVEESTRLRITRINIHREPAPEPEEDAEGGEEEKE
- a CDS encoding S-layer homology domain-containing protein, with the translated sequence MSNHPFVKRVLSGILAVTVLLPLMPPSLSQSPTVYGEAGEPSGVVKVEDFEQVRLADLTFDSARIHSGSMALETNPKYVHSGAKSLRIDYDFIGITDNPSQVAVGPATQLPLTDRTPKRIGMWVYANQEGHGLTSKFYVSSNGKSKTYEIRSEETGIDWSGWKYVEAEIGSDLTMPGTLAFYFQMKERQMSKKNKGSIWIDDVRLIYDEPVNEDMDVPVLTPAAPASNQTLSSPVSDIILSAEDAQSGIDPDSIRLTVDGQPAAPSTYVYDLNHKQITYHPALPLAGGYHQVLAKVKDRAGNPAAAEYAFQIEHGARFTLEAPEEAVSNETYRLQLKATDVGEAKSFHARIKFDPETLQANVITARSGLSQVETQLDNTGGYVEVSAEGLQGDQADALASIDFEVNRSAKMERGETAKHIEMVEGGFGYESGTPVPSLASPLRYKIGFPYKLSIKGSGLHTQSIITVTSRAGAPVEGAGIDFTDTSGPQTYVRVTADGSKVYAKADPSSAVLLAVEKNARMFATAGSASGFIKVYLPDGSKAGYISSADVEQSDLSKGMGLTDAKGEIHTTLTNLAIGTWSVQAVKDGGTSESIRMNVVAPFGGADPQYVQTFVTEDMKTMMSVGWQSAPSVQEAYIQYMKDSDWVDSDLTNAPAKAAMQRALSEVEVIPEVAGGPMGEIKLHNALVTGLEPGTGYHYRVGYEGHWSDWSNYKTVEAAPDKPVSFVFVTDSHTKGDNGLETYQQLIKNALTNYPGTQFVMHGGDMVDDGAVLNEWNQFWQASSVYSSSIPSAYAMGNHDVKGGGKYIFAKGLGLPVNGPEIQKEYAYSFDSGEVHFVVLNSEADEVTMGKQAEWLRQDLQASNKKWKIVMFHKPAYHTEDGRGNLIEYTQTYFAPILEELKVDLVLEGHDHVYARTYPMSKGKPLPSGEQGTVYLDGGASGWKFYDGSKYEYIDFMFDEDVPVYSAIQVSHDKIIIQARTTQSAELIDNYTIMKKDERTVTSVAVAPAELKLNVGDTHATVLTATYSDNSTADVTNQAVWTSSNERAATVDAQGIIHAVEVGEATIQANYGNMPPVKLSVTVQTEGTVPKLLKLTAEPGTHTLQVNKQAASVITAVYDNGANIVVTDQARWTTSDPAVASVSDKGIITGIAAGDGVTITASFGGLTIAIPIVVEGGTVPVATPTPTPTPTPQSGGTPAATPTPKPAVTPTATPSPTATSTPAPAPTPAITAGPAKPTVTRPVLKDTLDLDVLKSIVAKGRTAAVVKFQDVPAVLWSASFIERAARMGIITGYADGSFHPAAKVTRAEFAAMLAKAFGLTGSQGAGFSDTQGHWASEALAALKEHGVIQGYADGSFRPKQQVTRAEAVAMLARLTNYVPGAPAPFSDLTASWAAEPINAFANAGIISGKGNGAFKPEESASRAEAVVMIIRLMDKLVEPGEE
- a CDS encoding acetyl-CoA C-acetyltransferase, with protein sequence MNRVALVSPLRTAVGSFNNGLSTLSATELGANVMTACLQQSHVEPALVEQIYLGNVLQAGEGQNPARQAALQAGIPIEVPATTINTVCGSGLHAVALAYNSIRAEQGSVLLAGGMESMSNAPYVLRNARNGYKLGNSELIDTVVADGLTCPINKYHMGITAENIAEKYHISRLEQDEFAYDSQIKAAEAKRNQVFAEQIVPVMTKIKKETVWFAEDEHVRGEVSKEKLAHLKPAFKENGSVTAGNASGINDGAAAVLVMSEDKCKALEVEPLAYIKGYSLVGVDPAYMGMGPVRAIKSLLKNQDIPLEAIDLFEINEAFAAQAIAVLHELEINPEKVNVNGGAIAIGHPVGASGARVLVTLVHEMVRSSKHYGIASLCIGTGMGIAMLVENAHY
- the yfkAB gene encoding radical SAM/CxCxxxxC motif protein YfkAB, producing the protein MSILEPSSIIPVKELSPEYDPWDPITSLREYGQHVLTSVEMTVTNLCNMRCEHCAVGDSLTMKEGELLPLTKMLKRLDEVEHLQTISITGGEPMFRAGTVENTIVPLLKYARERGIRSQINSNLTMPYSRYEQLLPYLDVMHISFNYVNGDDFHEVGFANSGHPVSKEAAYRLYDTMLENSRRLSSDGMLISAESMINYRTHTKLPEIHRLIGDMGARRHEVHPMYASSFASKLPVLSLREMNTAIHSLLDHRDPEMWMLFGTLPFFACSFLEEDQKLLSRLRSEKNVTLRNDPDGRNRVNVNLFTGDVFVTDFADISAFGNISDAKLDDIFTEWQTKHPLNQQVNCYCDAAGCCGPNLLVADMYYPGVDFKTRKAITL
- a CDS encoding CoA transferase subunit A, with translation MINKLISAEDVVKRVKDGDTVMVGGFLAGGHPEELVRALVETQSAGQLTLISNDTGTPELSIYKLVKSGRVKRIYASYIGANPETGRLLMTREAEVNLYPQGTLAEKIRAGGAGLGGVLTPVGVGTIVEEGKRKLDIDGKEYLLELPLHANVALIRAHKADEAGNLVIDGSSRNFNFVMAMAANYVIAEVDDYVKLGEIDPNHVNVPGILIDAIVKGGNTHE
- a CDS encoding spore coat associated protein CotJA, whose amino-acid sequence is MNSQDRVWTPYRGPFDPCPPVPFKTYVVPPNQFVTFQPPNLPQFSLPEALKHGTLWPSLYSPYESKFKGGK
- a CDS encoding 3-oxoacid CoA-transferase subunit B; this encodes MNNREFIVRRIAQEFKDGDVVNLGIGMPTLAVDYIPDHVQIMLQAENGILGVGPKAAKSEENIDCIDSGGSFVTTMAGACYFDSAVSFSIIRGGHVDITVLGALEVDEQGNLASWMIPGKKVPGMGGAMDLVVGAKRVIIAMDHVSKDGQPKIVKDCKLPLTAVHVVNTIVTEMAVIEVIPGQGLMLMEIAPGLTVEEVQQATGAELWISPDLKAIAV
- a CDS encoding manganese catalase family protein, whose product is MWIYEKKLQYPVRVGKCDVRMARYLMEQYGGADGELAAALRYMNQRYAIPDKVIGVLTDISTEEFAHLEMIATMIYKLTKDASVQELEAAGLGPNYAQRDHALFYNNSAGVPFTAAYIAAKGDPIADLYEDIAAEEKARATYQWLIDMTDDVDLQDSLKFLREREIIHAIRFKESVQILIEEKDKKRVF